One genomic window of Actinomycetes bacterium includes the following:
- a CDS encoding DUF4242 domain-containing protein, with the protein MPRFVVERFFPDGLLVPMSDEGAKTVLGIVEHNAEYGVTWVTSYVTEDKAKTFCVYDAPDAEAIRRAADLNDLPVGAVSRVRVLDPYFYF; encoded by the coding sequence ATGCCCCGGTTCGTGGTGGAGCGCTTCTTCCCCGACGGCCTGCTCGTGCCGATGAGCGACGAGGGCGCCAAGACGGTCCTCGGCATCGTCGAGCACAACGCGGAGTACGGCGTCACGTGGGTGACGTCGTACGTCACGGAGGACAAGGCGAAGACGTTCTGCGTCTACGACGCCCCGGACGCGGAGGCGATCCGCAGGGCCGCAGATCTCAACGACCTGCCGGTCGGCGCGGTCAGCCGGGTCCGGGTGCTCGACCCGTACTTCTACTTCTGA
- a CDS encoding GNAT family N-acetyltransferase encodes MTGVTDPTVRPATVEDVPEILVMIRELADYERSLPEVKATEEQLRATLFGLDPKVFGHLAVDDVTGHVVGMAIWFLSYSTWLGAHNLYLEDLYVRPEARGSGLGRLLLRTLAGICVDRGYPRLEWWVLDWNPARDFYAAIGADALAEWIPYRVDGEALRRLAQK; translated from the coding sequence ATGACCGGCGTGACCGACCCCACCGTCCGGCCGGCGACGGTCGAGGACGTGCCGGAGATCCTGGTGATGATCCGCGAGCTCGCGGACTACGAGCGGTCGTTGCCCGAGGTGAAGGCCACCGAGGAGCAGTTGCGCGCCACGCTCTTCGGCCTCGACCCGAAGGTCTTCGGTCACCTCGCCGTCGACGACGTGACCGGCCACGTGGTCGGGATGGCGATCTGGTTCCTGTCGTACTCGACCTGGCTCGGGGCCCACAACCTCTACCTCGAGGACCTGTACGTCCGGCCGGAGGCCCGGGGCAGCGGGCTCGGCCGGCTGCTGCTGCGGACGCTGGCCGGCATCTGCGTCGACCGCGGCTACCCGCGGCTCGAGTGGTGGGTGCTGGACTGGAACCCGGCCCGCGACTTCTACGCCGCGATCGGCGCGGACGCGCTGGCCGAGTGGATCCCCTACCGGGTCGACGGCGAGGCCCTGCGCCGGCTGGCTCAGAAGTAG